GATCTGACGAAGTCTCTACCTTACGGACGAAGGCATTCTCTTTgtctctgtttccttgcttcAGCATGTCTATCAGCTCGAGTGTAGAATCCCCAGGTTGCTCTTCCatggtttttttaatgttctttatCTGTTGTACATTTCTGGCATGGCTAGCTGCGTTTCTAAAGTCTGAAATTGTTCCCTTTTCTTCGATACTCTTGAAAAACACCGTCTTGGGAGGGTCAGATTTCGCGAGCTCTTTTAACCGCTCCATGGTAGTATGCGAAGTGCGGTAATACTCTTTGGAAAGACTTTAAGAATTGCCATGTGGTTTAACTTTAACTTCGTGTTTATTATCATCAAAAACATATTGCAGAAGAGCAAAATCGTGAATCGTTCCGTTGGAATCTGAAAAAGGAGAAGATGAAATTAATAAAGGTTTTGATATTTGAATGCGCTTGGTAACCAGATGTTGTGCACTGGTGTGATATGCTGTATTGATTAAAACCCCCTTTTGCTGTACAGATTTGTTAAATTATGACTAATGAGGACGTAAATTTTTTTACGGTGAGGTTTTGAAGATGGACGTTTTTCACTCaaatatagaaaaattttgttttgttttgtttttgtcaataattttgtttcctatTTTTGGCCACACACCACTTTTCGGAGCACGCCATAGTTTACTTATTTCACTTGAGCAGTTTGACCCTTGGTTTGAATTGACTTTCTCTTTCTTCGGAAGCTTTTTTCATTATCCATGTTACAAATGTCTTACTAACCTCAACTGTTTACTCATTGTAGCAGGGACCTCTCAAACTGACTAATGACCTCGCTATCGCTAGGTTAATACCGCTAGGCCTCCATTTGAGATTTTTCCATAAGGACCTCACtgttatttatttgataaaatagTCTTACCTGTCAGATAAATGAAAATCCTTTGCAAATCGGGGGAGGATTCATTCCTGTAGACGCTTCTCGTACATTTATAGACCTGTGCCTCATGATCATCATATTCTGATTGGGAAGCCTTACGAACAGGATTCCTCTTAGTGGAAGCACGGTAGTATTGCTGTTTCGTCCCAGTTGGATTCCATGCACCAAGGTCGTCAGccagaacatttttaaagtgCTTTATGTGTGGGGCAGATATGTCCACcacaaagacagaattttcgGAGATAGCGGAAGGAACAGCACGTGCAATAAGTTCTCGAGGCGGATGGAAGAGGATATCTACCACTTTCTTGGAGGCCAAACCCTTACGCAATCCTCGCCAGTAGATGGGAACCATTGGGTCGTCGTTCAAGTAATCAGTTCCTTGTTCGTCTTCACTGCTATCGCTGGAGTCGTTCAACTGGTGTGTCAGCACTTTCTTATTTACCTTTTCAGCCACATCTCTATGGAAGACAGTAAAAGAATTTCATAGGTTTCTCAAACGCCACAGCGGGAGAGCAAAATTCTCTAACGTTTCGTGCAAGGTGTGGTGATCTTTCACCGACATCGTATTGAAATAATCAGACAATTAAAATATACCCTTCAGAGTTAATTGTTCGTAAACACGTTCAATGACTCCACTGTTATCACGGAAATTTTATGGTATATATATTTGAGTGACTCACTTTTCTGATGCAAAGACTGGTTTGAAAAGGCACTCATCGCTGTCGCTCGTCTCAATATCCACACACACccttgataagaaaaaaaaatccgacTGATTTATTGTTAAGTATGATTGTTTGAattgtatgaaataatttaaatacTCCAGTCGAAAGTCGAGAGCAGTATTCTTGATTGTAActtttgttaattgaaagttCGGGTCGCATTTGCCACCGGAAAACTTGCTCGAGCAAACGGCCGTCGAGTTTCGATTAATACAAGCACAAAAAAGCCCATTCTCTTGACAATAACATATATTGTACGGAAACGTAAAGGAGGGCACCAATAATATTGGCAACCAGTGTTACCTTTTGACTGGCGAATCAATGAGTGTCAAGTCTACTTTCTCAACCACAGCGGTTTTCTCATGAGGTATTTTGCCTGTAGTCTTGTTACAGTTGTCATCATGCTATAAGAGAATATGACGTCAAATTCAGGAAACAAGCAGTAGCAGAGGACCcgaccaattttctttttgcaagaGGCCTACTTCTCTATACGAGAAACAACCTAAAGGGAGAACTGAGGACTCCTCTTCACAATACATGTTGCGTTTTAGAAATCaaatcattttatattacaCGCCCGGGATTTTCTAccaatcaaatatttttccaagttAATTTAACTTCAAAACCCTCTGCTTCCAGATACCGAAAAATGTATTGTTAACAGATGAACTGAAGCGCGTGACTAATATAGCAGT
This is a stretch of genomic DNA from Pocillopora verrucosa isolate sample1 chromosome 12, ASM3666991v2, whole genome shotgun sequence. It encodes these proteins:
- the LOC136277308 gene encoding uncharacterized protein; protein product: MVPIYWRGLRKGLASKKVVDILFHPPRELIARAVPSAISENSVFVVDISAPHIKHFKNVLADDLGAWNPTGTKQQYYRASTKRNPVRKASQSEYDDHEAQVYKCTRSVYRNESSPDLQRIFIYLTDSNGTIHDFALLQYVFDDNKHEVKVKPHGNS